The DNA sequence TCAAGCAGGGGGCCAAACTCGTCGACTGCGTGGAGGATATCCTGGAGGAGCTTCCCGGCCGCCCGGCCCTGGACGGGGAGCGTGCCCCGGAGCAGGCCGTCGCACGAACCTTCAGCCTGACCCCCCGGGAAGCCGCCGTATACGAGCTCCTGGCCCGTTCGCCGCTGCACATCGACGACATCATTGCCCAAACGGAATTGACAGCCGGAGAGGTTTCCTCTATGTTACTGCACCTTGAGCTCAAGGGGGCGATAACACCGCTGCCGGGCAAGCATTTTGCCGTAGCGGGGTAATGGTGAAGCAGGCTACGGAGCCTCTCCCCCGTGTGCTGAATTATTATTAATTATATCAGAAGGATGTCTTCATGTCGCAGAATCTCGTCATCGTAGAATCGCCCGCCAAGGCGAAGACCATAGAAAAGTTCCTGGGCAAGGATTACAAGGTCTTGGCCTCGTTCGGCCATGTACGGGCCCTGCCCAGCAAACAGGGCTCGGTGGATATCGGGAACGATTTCGAACCCAAGTACCATGTGCTGCCCGAGAGCAAGAAACATATCGACGCCATCAAGAAGGCCCTCAAGGAATCCGACCGGCTGCTTCTCGCAACTGACCCCGACCGCGAGGGAGAGGCCATTTCCTGGCATCTGCTGGCGGCCCTGGGGCTGGACAAAAAGAAGAATCCGGGCATCGAGATCCAGCGCGTGGTGTTCCACGAGATCACCAAGGATGCCATCATCCATGCCGTCGAACATCCCCGCACCATTGCCGCCGAACTGGTGGACGCCCAACAGGCCCGCTCGGTGCTGGATTACCTGGTCGGTTTCAACCTCTCCCCCTTCCTGTGGAAGAAGATCCGTTACGGCCTTTCGGCCGGCCGGGTGCAATCGGTGGCCCTGCGCCTGGTCTGCGAACGGGAAAAGGAGATCCAGGCCTTTGTCGAGCAGGAATACTGGACCATAGCGGCCCGCCTGGGGGTTGCACCGGGGCAGGAGTTCAAGGCCGGCCTGGTGGCGGTGGGCGGCAAGAAACTGGGCAAGTTCGACATCCCCGGCGAAGAGGTGGCGACCGGTCTGAAAACGGCCCTCCAGTCGGGCGCCTACCGGGTCGACAAGATCACCAAGACCGAGAAGAAACGCACCCCGGCACCGCCGTTCACCACCTCGACCCTCCAGCAAGAGGCCTCCCGCAAGCTGGGCTTTTCGGCCAAGAAGACCATGTCTACAGCCCAGAAGCTCTACGAAGGGATCGACATCGGCGAGGGGGGCACGGTCGGTCTGATCACCTATATGCGTACCGACAGCGTCAATCTCTCCAACCAGGCCCTTCAGGAGGCCCACGACGTCATCTCCGCCGCCTACGGCCCGGAATACGCCCTGGCCAAGCCGCGTCTCTACCGTACCAAGACCAAGAACGCCCAGGAGGCCCACGAGGCCATCCGGCCGACCTATATCTCCAAAACCCCGGCCGAGTTGAAGAAGTTCCTGACCCCCGATCTGCACAAGCTGTACGAACTGATCTGGAAACGCACCGTGGCCTGCCAGATGGCCGAGGCGCTCCTGGATCAGACCTCGGTGG is a window from the Oryzomonas sagensis genome containing:
- the topA gene encoding type I DNA topoisomerase, whose amino-acid sequence is MSQNLVIVESPAKAKTIEKFLGKDYKVLASFGHVRALPSKQGSVDIGNDFEPKYHVLPESKKHIDAIKKALKESDRLLLATDPDREGEAISWHLLAALGLDKKKNPGIEIQRVVFHEITKDAIIHAVEHPRTIAAELVDAQQARSVLDYLVGFNLSPFLWKKIRYGLSAGRVQSVALRLVCEREKEIQAFVEQEYWTIAARLGVAPGQEFKAGLVAVGGKKLGKFDIPGEEVATGLKTALQSGAYRVDKITKTEKKRTPAPPFTTSTLQQEASRKLGFSAKKTMSTAQKLYEGIDIGEGGTVGLITYMRTDSVNLSNQALQEAHDVISAAYGPEYALAKPRLYRTKTKNAQEAHEAIRPTYISKTPAELKKFLTPDLHKLYELIWKRTVACQMAEALLDQTSVDIVADLAAPPVAGPFSGARQAGLRASGTVIRFPGFMKLYIEGLDDQDEEKEGLLPAMGEGASLKQHEIIPEQHFTQPPPRYTEATLVKTLEEYGIGRPSTYASIMNTLVERKYTRLDKKRFFPEDVGMVVNDLLTAHFARYVDYNFTAGLEEELDQVSRGEKQWKPLLKEFWEPFSTLLKQKEGEVSKSDLTTEAMDEACPECGKPLVVKLGKRGKFIACSGFQDGCKYTRNIDAEKGAESAEPVLSDEKCEKCGQPMLIKDGRYGKYLACSGYPACKNIQPLVKPRGTGVVCPECKEGELTEKKSRYGKMFYSCNRYPQCKFALWDLPVERTCPKCGFPLLVKKISKREGEYVKCPKEGCDFKEGGKEKK